ACCCATCACAGATAACGGTATTCTTTTAGCCGCCTCTCCAAACATCATTAGAGGCGTAGCCGTAGCAACCCCTGCAAGAAAAAGAATCATCAAAGTATTAAAGGGAACCACTCTTAGAGAGCCTATTCCATGATATTCTTTGAAGAGAATATATCCAAGTGCTATCGGCATAAGCAACAAAGTCTCTAGCATGAGTCCTGTCAAGGAATCTGCTTTTGCCAACTTCTTGCACAAACCATAAAGTGCAAAACTTATAGCCAGCATCAAAGAAACCCAAGGCACTTGTCCGTATTGTATCGTTAAAATAACTACGCCTACCGCTGCCGCCATAATGGATACAGCTTGCCACTTATTTAACTTCTCCTTTAATACTACCGTCGCTAAAGTTACCACCACTAAAGGGTTAATATAGTATCCCATGCTGGCCTCTACTAAATAGTCAGAGTTAACAGACCATATGTACAGACCCCAGTTGATAGAGATTGTAACAGCACCCACCGCCACAATCAGCAAATTCTTTTTGTTTTCAGCCACTTTTTTGATGTCGGAAAGTTTTTTCTGATACGCTAAAATACAAAATAAAAAGGCACAGGACCAGAAAACTCTATGAGCTAATATCTCATCGGCGGGAATTTCCTTTAGCAGTTTCCAATAAAGAGGCAAAAGTCCCCATAACACTACAGCACCAAATGCCAAAAGCATTCCCATAAATCTTGTATTCCCTGTTATTTGCTTACTTTCCATAAAACATAACCTCCCACCATCTATTGTATAATATATCAATTATACTGCTGAAATATATTTTTGCAAAGAAGGAAGGGGCATGATATTTAAGTATCATGCCCCTTCCTTCTTTGCATATGAAACAAATTTACTTTTCTCCTGCAACCATAAACATAGGTGTAGAACCATAGTTTACAAGTTCTTCTTCATCCCATACTTTAGCGCCAATTTCTGTATCTATCATAATCTTTTTAAAACCAATTTTAAGGAGTTCTTTTGCATCCCATGCTGGTCTATGTTCCCT
The sequence above is drawn from the Clostridium formicaceticum genome and encodes:
- the rarD gene encoding EamA family transporter RarD, whose amino-acid sequence is MESKQITGNTRFMGMLLAFGAVVLWGLLPLYWKLLKEIPADEILAHRVFWSCAFLFCILAYQKKLSDIKKVAENKKNLLIVAVGAVTISINWGLYIWSVNSDYLVEASMGYYINPLVVVTLATVVLKEKLNKWQAVSIMAAAVGVVILTIQYGQVPWVSLMLAISFALYGLCKKLAKADSLTGLMLETLLLMPIALGYILFKEYHGIGSLRVVPFNTLMILFLAGVATATPLMMFGEAAKRIPLSVMGFFQYVTPTISLILGVFLYHEEFTRTHFISFGFIWAGLLLFSLSQIAGMKKLQPEELHS